A genomic stretch from Oleomonas cavernae includes:
- a CDS encoding electron transfer flavoprotein subunit alpha/FixB family protein, translated as MLAGAVAAEEAGAAGADRLIALERDWDPEGRTADLAGLIATLAPRHVLFPETQTGGDLARRLAAASGEPLFPGAESISPQAVGRPAKGHRVEQRCRPPRLITIVADVVAAHGGRVHEARPLAAAAVPVRRAILSADVIPADPARVPLSEADFVLSAGNGVTDFASFHALAQALGATPGASRMVCDAGLMPRAAQVGASGTVLGATCYFALGIAGAPQHLQGIARVEHVVAVNTDLHAAMIERAGLAVVADAQKVMPALIAALEAEAAP; from the coding sequence GTGCTGGCCGGCGCCGTGGCAGCCGAGGAAGCCGGTGCCGCCGGCGCCGACCGCCTGATCGCCCTCGAGCGCGACTGGGATCCTGAAGGTCGCACGGCCGACCTGGCAGGCCTGATCGCGACCCTGGCGCCGCGCCATGTCCTGTTTCCCGAGACGCAGACCGGCGGCGATCTCGCCCGCCGTCTGGCCGCGGCGAGCGGCGAGCCCCTGTTCCCGGGTGCCGAGTCGATTTCGCCGCAGGCGGTGGGGCGTCCGGCCAAAGGCCACAGGGTCGAACAACGCTGCCGCCCGCCGCGCCTGATCACCATCGTGGCCGACGTGGTCGCGGCCCATGGCGGCAGGGTCCACGAGGCACGCCCCCTCGCGGCGGCGGCCGTGCCGGTTCGCCGCGCGATCCTCTCTGCCGACGTGATCCCCGCCGATCCCGCCCGGGTGCCCTTGAGCGAGGCGGATTTCGTGCTTTCCGCCGGCAACGGCGTCACCGATTTCGCCAGCTTCCACGCCCTGGCCCAGGCCCTGGGCGCGACGCCGGGGGCCAGCCGCATGGTCTGCGATGCCGGCCTGATGCCGCGCGCCGCCCAGGTCGGCGCCTCGGGCACCGTGCTGGGCGCCACCTGTTACTTCGCTTTAGGGATAGCCGGCGCCCCGCAGCACCTGCAGGGCATCGCGCGCGTCGAGCATGTGGTGGCGGTGAACACCGACCTGCACGCCGCCATGATCGAACGCGCCGGCCTGGCCGTCGTCGCCGATGCGCAAAAGGTGATGCCGGCCCTGATCGCGGCCCTCGAGGCGGAGGCGGCGCCATGA
- a CDS encoding (Fe-S)-binding protein, which produces MERPQDLAWNRLASFDACIQCGRCEQACPAFAAGQPLNPKRLIQDLAAATQPQGSNAAYAGSPYPNAPIVAGVGGPDLPIIGTDGMIHPDTLWSCTTCRACVEECPMMIEHVDTIIDLRRFQTLERGAMPGKAVEPLAELRLADDPGGRPLSARTDFVAGLDLPLIADKGTAEVLLWLGEGAFDLRYGRSLRALVKLLHLAHVDFAVLGASEKDCGDLARRLGDEVTFQRLARENIATLKSYRFQRIVTADPHALHVLRNEYPAFGGQFEVMHHTALLDRLAAEGRIPLGAGSGESVTYHDPCYLGRYNGEFEAPRRLLDRLGLTRIEMERHGRHSMCCGGGGGAPVSDIQGTTRIPDLRMAQARETGAAIVAVGCPGCTAMLEGVVGGGAQVRDLAELMLANVEAAA; this is translated from the coding sequence GTGGAGCGGCCGCAGGACCTGGCCTGGAACCGCCTGGCCAGCTTCGATGCCTGTATCCAGTGCGGTCGCTGCGAACAGGCCTGCCCGGCCTTCGCCGCCGGCCAGCCGCTGAATCCCAAGCGCCTGATCCAGGACCTGGCGGCGGCGACCCAGCCCCAGGGCAGCAACGCCGCCTATGCCGGCAGCCCCTATCCCAATGCCCCGATTGTCGCCGGCGTCGGCGGGCCGGACCTGCCGATCATCGGCACGGACGGGATGATCCACCCCGACACGCTGTGGTCCTGCACCACCTGCCGGGCCTGTGTCGAGGAATGCCCGATGATGATCGAGCATGTCGACACCATCATCGACCTGCGCCGCTTCCAGACCCTGGAACGCGGCGCCATGCCGGGGAAGGCGGTGGAACCGCTGGCGGAACTGCGCCTGGCCGACGATCCCGGCGGCCGGCCCTTGAGCGCCCGAACCGATTTCGTCGCCGGCCTGGACCTGCCCCTGATCGCCGACAAGGGCACGGCGGAGGTGCTGCTGTGGCTGGGCGAGGGCGCTTTCGACCTGCGCTACGGCCGCTCGCTGCGCGCCCTGGTCAAGCTGCTGCACCTGGCCCACGTCGATTTCGCCGTGCTGGGCGCCAGTGAAAAGGATTGCGGCGACCTGGCCCGGCGACTGGGCGACGAGGTGACCTTCCAGCGCCTGGCGCGGGAGAATATCGCCACCCTGAAATCCTATCGCTTCCAGCGCATCGTCACCGCCGACCCCCATGCCCTGCACGTCTTGCGCAACGAATACCCGGCCTTCGGCGGGCAGTTCGAGGTGATGCACCACACCGCCCTGCTCGACCGCCTGGCCGCCGAGGGGCGCATTCCTTTAGGCGCCGGCAGCGGCGAAAGTGTGACCTATCACGACCCCTGCTACCTCGGCCGCTACAACGGCGAGTTCGAGGCCCCGCGCCGCCTGCTCGACCGGCTGGGCCTCACGCGCATCGAGATGGAGCGCCACGGCCGCCATTCCATGTGCTGCGGCGGGGGCGGCGGCGCCCCGGTCAGCGACATCCAGGGCACCACCCGCATTCCCGACCTGCGCATGGCCCAGGCCCGCGAGACCGGGGCCGCCATCGTCGCCGTCGGCTGCCCCGGCTGCACCGCCATGCTGGAAGGCGTGGTCGGCGGCGGGGCCCAGGTGCGCGACCTGGCCGAGCTGATGCTGGCCAATGTCGAGGCGGCGGCATGA